GGGGACCAGGCCAGCGAAACCAAGCCCGCAGAGGAGCCTCCCAAGACCGTACTGACCCTCGAAAGTATCCTTGAACGCCGGCTTTCCTGACGTGACGGGCGTCGAACCAGGGAAACCTCAACGTGGCACGGAATTCGCGGCTTAAATCTGGAGATTGCGTGCCAGCGATAACGTTAGATTGGTGCTCTTCCATCGCCGCCTTTTCGCGAGCTCGCTGGGTGGAGGTGGTTTAGCAACCGACCTCTGGAACTTGCGCGTCGAACGGCGCGTGCTTTCGCTGGGCTGTACAGGCCATATGTTACCGCTGTGATAAATTACCCGGCGTGAATGCAGTTTCGGATAAAGTGCATCACCTCCTGATGCCGTCGCTGTACGACGCTAGAACGCCGCCAATTCGCCGCCTGTACTGTTTTCGGTCTCAGACTCTGGCATCCGCAGACGTGCGAATGGATCGATTGTGTTCTATGTCGCCTCTGAAAACAAGCTACAACGCGATAAATTTGCACTTGGAGGTTTTCACAGCACCActtaaaacacttttttttttacaccagaTATAATTCCCCGCCTACACCTTTCGCAGTAACCGGCATGCAAATGTCGAGCCACCGTATTGTCTTCTCAGAATTATTTGCCAGAGGTTTCACCTTATAGCAATCGTACTTACTTTACGCCGACGGCAAGTATGCACTGACCGTTGGCACCGTGTCAGCCAGTTTTTTTTCTTGACTTACGCCCACAACTTCATTTTACGAAGCCGAAGCATGTGTCATACCTGCCTCGTGCACGAACCTCGCGATAATAACTCTTCCTGTACAACTTTCGTCTGTCAACAGCGACTTCTGCTCAGTTTCTTGTGTCCGTGAGGTTACAGGGACAGCAGATGCTGCATGTCAGATTGTTGCACTGTTACTGTAGTGCCAAAACTGTTCATGCAATATATATATTCAAAAAAAAGTTGTAACAATAATTTATGAGCGTTGCTCCGCACAATAAGAAACCGCTCACTGACTTTGCCTGGTGCTCTTGGTTCATCGGAGACATACGTCACTCTTTCAACAGTGGAAGCACCTACCCTGGCGAATGCTTGCTCTGCCATATACACCATCTGGAAGCTACATATTGTGTAGCTCCAGCTTCACTCGCTATCTCTTAATGTCTCGCATGCATGcacctctattttttttttttttgctttcatatGTAATCTTAATATCCCAAACATGTGGTTCCTAGTACTGGGTCTTGTTGCAAAGTATTTAGCCTTATGGGGAACAGGACATCTCTTGTGTCAACACAATGTTTGCTGTTGCTATGCTGTTAGATGCTCCACAGTGGTGACTGGAGCAACGAGAGAATAGACAAGTAGTATTGCCTTGAAAACTTGAGAATTGCAACTTTCCTTAGCCTTGGTTTCGCAgtcctgcagataataaaggatGCTCAGCAGAAGCATGGGCTCAGGCATGGAGACTACCAGCGTTACAGGTACTACACTTGTACTATGTTCTCTGTTGCCAAACTTGTCAACTAAGAAGCTTCCTGTGTTGTTTGTTGAGCACAGGGTGAACTGAAAGGAATGGGAACAAGTCTAGCAGAAATAATAGTGGAGCCTCAGTCTATCCCCACTGTTTTGACGAATCGACAACTCCTCTAGAAGACAACAGTTATTGGATATCACTGAGGGGGTTAACATGCAGTCTAAGAAAAATTTGCACCTTTGGagcttgtccccaaacaataatcgtcatccatTCTTTATATACCTTCTTTATGCAACACTGCACTCCCGGTACTTTCAGGTCATGAACGGTGTGCACATAGCGCAACATGGtgttcctgacaggaaagtataGCGAGTGTAGCGTTTTAAAGGAAAAAAACGTATACAAGAAAATTGTTTGGGAACAAGGTAAGCCTCAAAAGACGTAAaaattttttagagtgtaggctcAGCTACCTGTGGGTCACGAGTAATATGAGCCAGTCAGGTTCTCAAAGGTTTGAAAAGGTGGTGTAAAGAGTTATGCTAACTCCAACTCGTTACATTGGCTTTGATGAACTTTTTCATCTCTCTCCCCACTCTGCTCTCCTAATGCCACATACCACTGTGCTGTTTGACTCTCTTGCTACAAATTCTGCTAATAATGGCTGTTGCTGTATTGACAGAAGACATTTTGTGGCATTGAAGCATTGGCACCCGGCACAGGCTCTGCTCATGTTTCTCCTTATTTCTTGTCCAAGACAGGCAGTTAAACTTGTAAAGCACAACATTATAGGCATTAACCAAAGTAATTTTGTTTGGCATTGTCATTTCTTTAATCGAAAGCTTTTGGAGCACTTGGTGCAATAGAAACTCAATATGGCACCCCCATTTTGTGCAAACAGATGGGTGAAATGTATATTTCCTTAAGCGCTATAAATGTGTGAGCTATCGCTTGCAGAGGTCCACAATCTTTgctaactgtttttttttttctcaaaaagcAAACACGGGCCTCTTATGAGATGCATGAAATCAAAGCTGTATTTGTCTGCAATCAAGCTTTGATTTTATTATTGTAACATTCACGCTGTAAACGTGTATCTATAAAATACAAATCAACATCTGTTAATGCCTTGTACATTTACACTCGTGGTACATTTATTACCCAGAAAAGTTCTCAAAAGCTGGTGTTACCAACTCAAATAACCAGTGAACACGAGCATGTACGCTTTGGGCACTACCAAGCATCAGACTTGAACGGATATTTTTGTGTCGGGTGGGGCCCACTACGCACTGTCATGGGTCACAGAACCTGCCTAGACTGCTGCATCTGTTACACAAATTATTGGTTGGTTATCCTGACCTTTTTGCATCCATATCTTTGTTCTGCAGCTTGCCTGATTGTTCCTTGCACCAATATTATGCTGTTGGCATGAAGTTACATGGACATAATTCATCCAATTTTGTCGCTTCACTCAGTCACTTATCTTTTGCTTTTTCTACAATTCTTTTGCAGTAATGCTTAACCGACAAGCTGATTTTGCCACACCGGTTTATCTGTGTGGCTATCGTGgaactgtatgtatatatatatatatatacacacacacacacacacacacacacacacacacacacacacacacacacacacacacacacataaataaaTGTTACAGAAGCATTGTGTCGGTGTAATGTGTGGATTTACCATATAGCATATCCCTGATGCTGCCACCCATTTGCAGTTTACGTCTCTCATATTAGCGTTCACAATGAAACGACTGAAGTCTCAGCACAGTTCAATCCCCACAGGCCTagctcagtggctacggcattCTGCTGCCGAGTGTGAAGTCGCAGGTTCAATTCTCGGACGCACTCTGATGGAGGTGCATTgtaaaaacgcttgtgtaccacGCTTCTGATGCACGATtcagaaccccaggtagtcaaaactaATCACTTGCACCCCACCGCAGTGTTTCTGATAAACCTAGTGTTGCATGGCAATTTTAAACCCTTGAATCGATCAATCAGCACAGTTCAATTGCTTTTCTTCAGGGGCTACTGCAGCAGGCGTCTTCGCCGCCTGCGCAAGTCGTTGCACTTCCTGCAGGGCAACAAGCACCGGTACCAGGGACGCGAGGTGACAGATGAGCTCCTTGGGGGCGGCGATGCCCGGTACCTGCTCATGATCGTTGTCCAGTGTGAGCGGGCGTGGGCACACGCCATGCAGCTGCGTCAGGAGGCCAACACAGAGCCGCGCAAGCGGTTCCACCTGTTCGGCCGTCTGCGCAAGGCTGTCAAGCATGCACAGGTGAGCACAGGCTTGACGATGGGCAGTCACTTGGCTCGGCCACATTGTAAACCATCATATCGGCATACAAAGCTTACACATCATCCTCCACTTGTATTACGGTGTTAGCAAGCACCTTACATTTCTGTTACATCCTTACTTTGGAAGCTTTTGAACCAGTTTTGTGTTAAACAAACTTCACGGATAGTCCTAATAAGTGGCAAGCCAGTAGAGTTTGTAATTTGTTTAGCAATAATTGTTATAGTGAGGCACCGAACTCAATCTATAAAGATTTCTTAAGACGTTCAAGCTGTCAAGACATGCCCTTTTGAGCAACGTACCCTCATCACTATGCactatagagaaagagagagagggagaaggaaggaaggaaaggcagagaagttaaccagactgagtccagtttgctaccctatgtGTGGGGAGGGTGAAGGGGGAGTGTAAGAGACAGAGAGAACACGAGTCTATGTCGCACTTTCAAACTAAAATTAGAAGCAGTGCACTAGCAGACAGGGCAAGAAAATAGGAAGGTTCCTTAAGATAGCACCAAGAAAAGAGCGATATCGACATACTGTGACAGACAGCACTTTCTGTCGCTAACCAGGTTAAATGGACAAAAGATTAAGGATTAGCATTTCAGAACTCTTATGATTTCTTGATTACAAATATTGTATGcctctatattttttttatttggagaaagaaaagaaaagtctTTCAGGACATTAGCCCCTTGCTTTTCGCCTCGCTTTGTCAGTAACCAGAGTTAATGCCTTTCGTCACAATATCTAACCAGATAAATATTTGTTGAAACCTAAAGTATGTTTCTGTAACACTCAGAGGATTTATGCTTGGCTTCACCAATGATGCATAGAAGTAACAGCAACCAAACTCCGCGAGTACAACCGCATTTAAAGAACTGCCACAATTTCCGAGTCATTTTCCCATCGCATGTGTTTTCAAATGCAGGCCTTGGAAGCATTGTGTACAGCATCGACAAGATGTGATGCTCGCTGCAAGCTGGAAGCACAGGCCTACTGCGCTTATCTGGAGGGAACCCTGCACACTGAACTGCAGCAGTGGAAGGTGAGGGTTCCACACACCTATTAGTGTTCACACTAACTGTTTGACGATTAGCGTTAACACTGTGTGTTTATTACACAAGCTTAACATGCAGTGTGGCACTCTCGGATGATATGCAGCCATCGGCACCTGTAATCGTGATACTTAAACCTAGACACTAAGTGTAGTGTGAAGTTTATCCCATGTTCCAGTGCTTTGTGTAGTAAAGCTTGCAAGAAGGGGAGCATAGTTCTGTTTACTGCAGTACATAAGCTGCCAAATATAATTACAATAGTCAAACTACTCACTAAAAGCAGTTGCTCAGAGGCTTTACGTAAACGTGCTCTGAAAACGGTGAACCTTTCCTGGGCAATATAATGTCCAGCCTTACTGCGCTTTAAATCCTATGTATAGCTCTTTTCCAACTACAAAGCAAGAATATGGAATTGAAAGCTAGGTATACCAACAGGCAAACCTCTCCGGTGTGCATTAAAACAATATCTGCCTTTAATTAAGAATGCAAGTCTTTCAGCACAGAAGAGGCGGTTCTGGATTTGGCAGCAGTACAGACTTTAGCTTTGCTTTCAGTTTTTTTATAATTTAGGACTGTTTACCACTCCATTCTGTAGCATCCTCATGGACCTTGAAGGTatcgaaataaaataaacaaaattcaCAAAAATGCAGAATGCCCATTTTGCTTGAGTGTTGGCCAAGCAAAATGTGAACCAGTGTCTCCCAGCAGGCTTGTTGTTTTGTTGATGCTAGCCGCACCCAACTGATAACTCTGCATTGGGCTTGCCTGAAACACAAAATCTGCACTACTATGCAAGAATTGAGTGCATCACTTTAGAGTTGACTAAGCTGCGAAAATACTGTGCTTGTGCTTCATTTCCTTGTCTTGAGGTaaggccctgaaacactttttttatAAAACCTAAATCGTATGCTGGAATGAGTGCACTGTTTTTCCAAGCAGTGTACTGTGTTCCTGAAAACATTTGTTAGAGGGACCAATAATGAACAGATATGCAACGAGTGCATTGTCTACTTACCCTGTTCCCCCTTCAACTCATCAATTCCTCCCAATTGGGGCAGTGCCATAGGCAGGAAAGAAATAGGATGGATGACACATTCATGCGGGAAGCAGCATaaaccgaagctttctttgatgTTTGTGCAAATGTAAAGCAACTGTTACACGTACGTAGCGTTAGTGATGGAAATATTTGTACAAGACGGCATATGTAGAATGTAATTTCATGCAGACATGATATACCAATGATGCAGATGAAGAGCAATGTTTATTCGAATGTAGTGCAACCACGTAGACGTTAGTACTCTGTTCCCATTTTGCTCACTTCGCTCTTTCACCATGCTCGGCTACTTCTGTTGCCTTCTTTTACTTATCTGTGGCAAACTTGCCCAGTGACGAAAATTGTTGTCTActtggcaaggcagcagcagccagcacccACCAATGTGGTGGGGTGGAGAAGAGGCAACGAAAGCATTGCATTAAAAATACACCAGCCTCGAAAGCCAGAGGAGAGAACAAGTGATCTACTGCGCAAGATTGTGGGCTGCCTGCTGCGTGGAGTGTAATAACATGTTTCACTTGCATCTTCATGGCAGCATTGTCTACAGACAGggaatttttgttttcttaccATGTTCAAAAAAATGTTTCAGCACTCCTTTAAGGCATCGTTTGTCACTGAAACTGCCTTTTATGATGCGTGTGATGTGAGCAGTAGCTATCATGAACTTTTTTCCTGCTCTGTTCTGCAGGAAGCCATGGAGAGCTTCAGCAAGGCGCAGACCATCTACGAGAAGTTGGCCCAGGCTCTCGGAGAGATTCCACGTGCCCTCTACCAGCAGCGGGTGGACGAGCTGAGCCCAAGCCTGCGCTACTGTGCGTACAACATCGGTGATGAGACGGCCATCTCGGACCTGAAGCGCATGAGGCTTCAGGGCAACGTTAACATGGGCAACGAGCTGGATGTAAGTTGACCTGCCTTCGTTTGCTCGGCCCATAAACAAGCAGTAGGCATACCGTGGAACTCCGATTACAGTATAACCTTGTTCGTACGtgttggggaaaaaaaaatgataacaaATGTACTGACTGACCGGGAATACGTACGATCCAAAGTCACCGAAAAATTTGGCATACTCAAGTGTAGTTAAAATCAGCACGATGCCTAGCGTTGCATGAATCGTTGCCACATGAGACGCCGACGTTTGGCGAATGGGTAGAGCCCGAGTGGCCTGAGATGCGCATTGCCGTTTTTGCGGCTTCTACAAGGTTATGTTTGTGCTCCTCGAATTCAGTCTAGGTCAGCAGCTGCTTGGACGGAGTATTTCGGCAAGCAGTTTTGGCGTGCCTACTTGGCAAGAACCATTGCTGCACAAGACACTGACGCAGGGTAGCGCCCGAGGGGCTCAAGATGTGCATGGTGTTTAGCCTATTGCGTAGTGTTTTAAGACAGTGACAGGAAACTGAAATGAAATCAAGCCGGTGGGCGACGCCGGAGTGCAATGCTGCCAGAGCAAAACATGATGGTCACTTTGCAGTGCCTGCAGCATGGAACGGTGTTACGTTtgggttatcgccaattaaaagcatgcagtacggtTTCAACGGCAGTACGCCACACGCATTGTGAAACAGATAGGGGAAAATACTTAGCTCAGTAGGGTTGGCAGTGATAACTGTGAATGCGACATGCGATGGCGCATGAGGATCATTATGTTGAAAGGGATTTCACTGCGATCTCTGTCCTGAAAGGTCTGATTGCCTGCGTGACTAACGTCTTTAGAGAGATGCAAACTGAGGAATATAAAATGTGAAAAGACGTGAAACAACGTACTGTAACGTAGTCGTCGTGCTTGAACTGACAAACCAACACGCACTGTTCTGCAGCACCTGATCGAGCAGGCACGTGAGAAGCAAGCAAGTAGCCTGTCGGAGGTGACGTGGCTGGGCCGCACGGTGCCTGTGCGGCACGAGAAGGTGCGGCTGTTCCTGTTGGCTGCACAGGAGGCGCCCCGCGAGCTGGCGCAGGCACCCGACATCGAGGCCAAGATTGCCGTGCACGAGCGGCTGCTCTTTGACTGCAAGGATGCGCTGCAGGTAACGTGGCGTTCCAGTGCTTCATCATATTATTGTATCATGCACACATTGTTTTTCGCTATTGCTGTTGGTGAGCTTTGTGTGTTGCTTGATTTTCTGGGTGCAAGCTTGCCCATTAAACAAGTTAGCACTGATGTCACTACAACGGGGCAATATTGTAGCTGCATCTCATTTATACGCGTGGTTGCTATCTTTGATGAGTTTTTATTCATTGTGGGTTATCATTTTCCCTATTTAGTTCCTGAATCAGATATACCCTAACGTTAAATCCAGTTAAACCTCAACATAGCAAACACAGATATAACAGATCATTGGGTATGGCAATTTCAATCTAAAATATGTGATCTCACCGATATCAGCTTGCATGCTTCTAACAAATATCAGATATAGCGAAAGTAATTTCATGCCAGATGAGGCTTTGTTCTAAGAAGGTTTTTACTGCATCAGGTGCACAGATGGAATTCTCAGTTTTGATTGTTGGTGGATGTGAAAACATTAGTGTACTGAGATTTCAGGGCTTGTTAGAGAACATTAAATGGACAAAGTAATCTGGAGACCCTCCACAACCTGACTCGTTTTTACTCGCGTTAGCCAGCGCATGCTCCTATTCATTCCCACATCCGCTCATGCCTTTCGTTATTTGCAAATGCTCTGTGAAATGAATGTGAAGCAAGCATAAGTCGGTGTACTCGTGAGTGTGCAGACCTATGATATAGGCACAATAGCTGCCACTGGTCACATTACTCGACATGCACCACATTGTGTCCCGAGCGTAAGCACGTGATCTCCCGGCTTCGACTGACCAGCTCCTGCGTGAAGACCTGCGTGCCGAAGGAGGCGGTGGTCTTCAGGGCAAGGGCCCGGTGTCTGCACTGCAGCTGCTGCACTCGTACCTGATGTACCTGCGCCAGCGCACCACGGTCGAGCGCAACCTGCTGCTCATACGCCAGCTGGCAGAGAACGAGTCGGGCCCCAAGAAGCCCCAGGACCTCGTCCGGCCGTACGAGATCATCGTCCAGGTTAGTCTGCGTGACCATGTACAAAGGACACTCACAACAGCGGGCTGATAGTGAGTCGGACAGTTTTCCTTGCTTGTAATACAATGCTAACTTAGTGTTTGAGTAGTGTACGGCCATGGAATACGAAAACTGGTCACACTTAATGGAAGTAGTAGGTAAGGTGCCTCAGTCCCCTGCAGTAGGCGATACAAAACATCATTCATTTCTTCAACCTCTTCTTCCTCTATTCAGTGTACTCTGCAGTCCTTTCACAGAGTCACCATCCTCTGCCCCAGGAATTGCGAGAGTCTCAACTAAGCTTTGACCATTTGTGTGACAGTTATGTCTGCATAATTTCTGATTGCTGTCGGCATTTCCCAAGTAGTAGTTTCTTTGAGTGAATGCTTCAGCTTGACTCAAAATTTAATGCAGATTTGCTAGTGTGCTTCTGTGCAATGAATGCTACAGTTACACAGTGCTCATTGTTATAGAGGTGTTAACAGGCACTTCGGTGACTGGTTTCATAAGTCACACTATTGTTTTCCTGCACTTGTTTTGTTTTGCATTAACTATTGCACTTGCCTTTGCATTAACACCTATGTACCGTCATTGTGCTAGGCTGCGCTAACGCCATCACCATGCAGACTATTCTCATGGCGCAGTACATAGAACCTTGAAAcatctcaacaaaaaaaaaagatgaaaaaaaaaggtagtgTTGTTAAGCAGCATCCACTATTCTGAGAATATATTTTCAATGTTTTTTGCCTGCAAAGGTATAAATTAAGAGACAGTATTAACTGAGAACATGGCAGCATCAACATTGCTTAATTGTGCCCTCCTTCTCCACTGTTGTCGCAGTGCTTGGGTGAGATGCTGCAGCTGCCAGGCGTGGAAGAGGGCTCAGACTTTGCCGAGCAGGTCCAGGCGGAGCTGCTGCTGTACAAGGCGCACCGGGTCCGTCACATTGGGCAGGCACTGGCTGCGGCAGGCCGCTACCCAGAGGCAATGGCGCTGTACCGGCGCGGACGCGACTATGTCCAGCAAGCCCTCGCCGTCTCATCTCATCTGAGCAAGGCAAGGCCATGCAAACGCTTGCAATTTGTGCACGCATGACTATAAGGCTTGGGCTTCTTGGTAAGACAGGTCGTACTCACGAAACGCACAATGAAAAACACATCATATGAAGAAACAGGCAATGTCAGCAGACATTGTCTGCTGACATTGCTCGAGTCCCTCAGATCCACTTCTCGCTTAAGGAATCACAGCCGTAGAaaaggacaaacaagaaaaacacTTGTGTGTTTGTCCTTCTCCATGCCCTCTCTTTGTGTGCACCAGGAATCTACTCCAGGAGTACACCAGGAGCGTAAATCCACAAAGCTTTTGAAGATAGGTCACAGAGAAGGACAAACACACAAAAGCACTTTGCACATTTATCCTTTTCTATGTCCATACCTTCTTTCGTGTGCGTTTTGCAAGTTTTTCAAGAGCATGAAACCGCAAGCTTTTGATGCTGTAGCATTCAGTAGCTGGAAGATAAGTAGATGATGACCTTGTGTAGATAAGCTTGTGCACACAGGTACGAACTGGCTTTTCAATCTTGTGACAATGAGAGGGAGCGGATGTTGTGTGTTCAAACTAGTATTCTTGATAGAACACAATGCCAGTCCAGTCAGCGTGAAGCAGTTGTATGTGCTTGACATTAATGGACTCTTTGCAACTACTACATCATTCCGCATGTATACATATAATCATAGATGTGTGTTTGACAAAGAAAGTGAGAATGTTCATGCATGGTTTCAGAGGTCTTGCCTGCTTATTGGTTGGAACATGTTTAAGCTATCACATGTGGCATTTTATTGCCACTTGTTTACCTCAAGCTTTCACTTCACTTTCAAGCTTTCAGTGCAACATACTCATCGTGGAAAAAAGAGAAGGTTCAACAATCATTTAATGGAAGGCTGCTGCAATAATTTCAATTCAAGAAGACTAGGATACCGTGATCACGGAAGCTGTACCATGATAATGTTGATAACGTAACAACCAC
Above is a genomic segment from Dermacentor andersoni chromosome 8, qqDerAnde1_hic_scaffold, whole genome shotgun sequence containing:
- the Srp68 gene encoding signal recognition particle subunit SRP68 — translated: MPAEVEKAPGDQASETKPAEEPPKTVLTLEILQIIKDAQQKHGLRHGDYQRYRGYCSRRLRRLRKSLHFLQGNKHRYQGREVTDELLGGGDARYLLMIVVQCERAWAHAMQLRQEANTEPRKRFHLFGRLRKAVKHAQALEALCTASTRCDARCKLEAQAYCAYLEGTLHTELQQWKEAMESFSKAQTIYEKLAQALGEIPRALYQQRVDELSPSLRYCAYNIGDETAISDLKRMRLQGNVNMGNELDHLIEQAREKQASSLSEVTWLGRTVPVRHEKVRLFLLAAQEAPRELAQAPDIEAKIAVHERLLFDCKDALQLLREDLRAEGGGGLQGKGPVSALQLLHSYLMYLRQRTTVERNLLLIRQLAENESGPKKPQDLVRPYEIIVQCLGEMLQLPGVEEGSDFAEQVQAELLLYKAHRVRHIGQALAAAGRYPEAMALYRRGRDYVQQALAVSSHLSKEAVASLKELDGILEGQVYSVHAQSILGSEAEAPTPEDNKEVQLLVDRLDTYLEDKSLTSSKPNIAAFPPPFEPIPCKPLFFDLALNHIEFPSLDDVVDTKKGQGLTGFVKGWLGGWKK